One window of the Streptomyces asoensis genome contains the following:
- a CDS encoding DUF6049 family protein translates to MAEAADFPGMTPSPARRWLRRTGALLAGAPLLAGLLQLPAAPAQAVGQTSAKEASDAGTVAVTVDSLSPAAPRDGDTLTVSGTVTNNGKQSVTDAHVGLRVGSALTTRSAIDSAAKSADALSGNDGSEVGGKYVTEFAKLTPGVAEHFSISVPVDKLDLDEDGVYPLGVSLEGETSAQPWEQVLGVQRTFLPWQPEEADTPTRTTVLWPLVSTVHMSAETGSNAQQTPVFLNDDLAKELSPGGRLEQLLSLGKELDVTWVIDPDLLASVDAMTGSYRVRGDGDTTTAGTHQAVAKQWLDDLQDAVLGKEVVALPFADPDLASLAHNGTGVAGSLSQLKAATDVAATTVETVLHVTPNTDFAWPVDGAVDPSIVKVATSAGADKVIARSDSLTENGDLTYTPSAARPIGGGTTAVVADERLSTAFKGDLTKASTATLTVQEFLAQSLALNLQTGKQRSVVVAPQRMPTASQARSLAEAVTTLQGGTWSQSQQLAAAAKAKPDPGATTKVPSSSAYPSSLRKQELPRSAFEQIAYTQDKLDNFKVILANEARVVTPFGRAMNREMSTSWRGRSTAAGSFRQGVQAYLDTLTGQVKLIDKSETKLSGRSATIPVTVQNNLVQGVDHLVLRLTSKNPTRLEISDEAYAEQRVTVSGGHTTTVKFTTSAKVNGQTTVVAQLYTEDGQKYGEEVAFDVRVTEITATVMLVIGGGVLLLVLAGFRMYTQRKRAAAREAQETDETEEDGEDRADEAGEPADGPENAGDRENRPEKESGGRAGAADPEQPSDETPDTAVESTDPSGTGERVDR, encoded by the coding sequence GTGGCCGAGGCGGCAGACTTTCCGGGGATGACTCCCTCACCTGCCCGCCGGTGGCTGCGGCGCACCGGCGCACTGCTCGCCGGGGCGCCCCTGCTGGCCGGTCTGCTCCAGCTGCCCGCCGCCCCCGCGCAGGCCGTCGGCCAGACCTCCGCCAAGGAGGCCTCCGACGCCGGCACGGTGGCTGTCACCGTCGACTCGCTCAGCCCCGCCGCTCCCAGAGACGGGGACACCCTGACGGTCTCCGGCACGGTCACCAACAACGGCAAGCAGTCGGTCACCGACGCCCACGTGGGTCTGCGAGTGGGTTCCGCGCTCACCACCCGCTCGGCGATCGACAGTGCGGCCAAGAGCGCGGACGCCCTCTCCGGCAACGACGGCTCCGAGGTGGGCGGCAAGTACGTAACCGAGTTCGCCAAGCTCACACCGGGCGTGGCCGAGCACTTCAGCATCTCCGTCCCGGTCGACAAGCTCGACCTGGACGAAGACGGCGTCTACCCGCTCGGGGTCTCCCTCGAGGGCGAGACGTCCGCGCAGCCGTGGGAGCAGGTGCTGGGCGTCCAGCGGACCTTCCTGCCGTGGCAGCCCGAGGAGGCGGACACTCCGACCAGGACGACGGTGCTGTGGCCGCTGGTCTCCACCGTCCACATGTCGGCGGAGACCGGATCGAACGCGCAGCAGACGCCGGTCTTCCTCAATGACGACCTGGCCAAGGAGCTCTCGCCCGGCGGCCGCCTGGAGCAGCTCCTGAGCCTGGGCAAGGAGCTCGACGTCACCTGGGTGATCGACCCGGACCTGCTGGCGTCCGTCGACGCCATGACCGGCAGCTACCGGGTCCGGGGCGACGGGGACACCACCACGGCCGGCACCCACCAGGCGGTCGCCAAACAGTGGCTCGACGACCTCCAGGACGCGGTGCTCGGCAAGGAGGTCGTGGCGCTGCCCTTCGCCGATCCCGACCTGGCCTCGCTCGCCCACAACGGCACCGGAGTCGCCGGCTCGCTGAGCCAGCTCAAGGCGGCCACCGACGTCGCCGCCACCACCGTGGAGACCGTGCTCCATGTGACCCCGAACACCGACTTCGCCTGGCCGGTGGACGGCGCCGTCGACCCGTCGATCGTCAAGGTCGCCACCTCGGCAGGCGCCGACAAGGTGATCGCGCGCAGCGACAGCCTGACGGAGAACGGCGATCTCACCTACACCCCCTCCGCGGCCCGGCCCATCGGCGGCGGCACCACGGCGGTGGTCGCGGACGAGCGGCTGTCGACGGCGTTCAAGGGCGATCTGACGAAGGCCTCCACGGCCACGCTCACCGTGCAGGAGTTCCTCGCGCAGAGCCTGGCCCTGAACCTACAGACGGGCAAGCAGCGCAGCGTCGTCGTCGCCCCGCAGCGCATGCCGACCGCGAGCCAGGCCCGGTCACTGGCGGAAGCCGTCACCACGCTCCAGGGCGGTACCTGGTCGCAGTCCCAGCAGCTCGCGGCGGCCGCCAAGGCCAAGCCCGACCCGGGCGCCACCACGAAGGTGCCGTCGAGCTCGGCGTACCCCTCCTCGCTGCGCAAGCAGGAGCTGCCCCGGTCGGCTTTCGAGCAGATCGCGTACACGCAGGACAAACTCGACAACTTCAAGGTGATCCTCGCCAACGAGGCCCGGGTGGTGACCCCCTTCGGGCGGGCCATGAACCGTGAAATGTCCACGTCCTGGCGGGGCCGGAGCACCGCCGCCGGCTCGTTCCGCCAGGGTGTGCAGGCCTACCTCGACACCCTCACCGGCCAGGTCAAGCTGATCGACAAGTCGGAGACCAAGCTCTCCGGGCGAAGCGCCACGATCCCGGTGACCGTGCAGAACAACCTGGTGCAGGGCGTCGACCACCTGGTCCTGCGGCTCACCTCGAAGAACCCGACCCGTCTCGAGATCTCCGACGAGGCCTACGCCGAGCAGAGGGTGACGGTCTCCGGCGGGCACACCACGACGGTGAAGTTCACCACGTCCGCCAAGGTCAACGGCCAGACGACGGTGGTCGCCCAGCTGTACACCGAGGACGGCCAGAAGTACGGCGAAGAGGTCGCCTTCGACGTGCGGGTCACCGAGATCACAGCCACGGTGATGCTGGTCATCGGCGGCGGCGTCCTGCTGCTCGTGCTGGCCGGCTTCCGCATGTACACCCAGCGCAAGCGTGCCGCGGCCCGGGAAGCACAAGAGACCGACGAGACCGAAGAAGACGGCGAGGACCGTGCCGACGAGGCGGGCGAGCCCGCCGACGGCCCGGAGAACGCCGGGGACCGCGAGAACCGTCCCGAAAAAGAGTCCGGCGGCCGAGCAGGGGCAGCCGACCCGGAGCAGCCGAGTGACGAGACACCGGACACCGCAGTGGAAAGCACCGACCCGTCCGGCACGGGTGAGAGAGTGGACCGTTGA
- the murJ gene encoding murein biosynthesis integral membrane protein MurJ → MNAPYDGDRGQAAGGSGHPEGPPPEHGQVPPQHPADMYLQDAYDQDPYRAQDLTAQDPVAEALYDRAAHPPPPPGMHQPQQPLYGRPPQSPYAPDPHVWAQTPAPEPEGPTQYLPYGDDPRTTQFVGVDDLVTHSSEEQHQPDAFAHLFRDQQQGGAHSAESPSVPGPASAPGGQGAVPAYQAPVAASSATDQTMNLTATPAAPPAAAAPAAKKGGRAGGLLKSSAVMAAGTMVSRLTGFVRSALIVSALGVGLLGDTFQVAYQLPTMIYILTVGGGLNSVFVPQLVRAMKEDEDGGEAFANRLLTLVMVALGLLTVASVAAAPVLIRLLSDSVASDPAANEVGITFVRYFLPSIFFMGVHVVMGQILNARGKFGAMMWTPVLNNIVIIVTLGMFIWVYGTAADSGMKVTTIPPEGERLLGIGVLLGLVVQALAMIPYLRETGFRLRLRFDWKGHGLGKAATLAKWTVLFVLANQAGALVVTQLSTSAGKDSPVDGTGFSAYANAQLIWGLPQAIITVSLMAALLPRISRSAAEGDAGAVRDDISQGLRTTAVAIVPIAFGFLALGIPMCTLIFGSSGTSEATNMGFMLMAFGLGLIPYSVQYVVLRAFYAYEDTRTPFYNTVIVAAVNASASAICYFVLPARWAVVGMAASYGLAYAIGVGVAWNRLRKRLGGDLDGSHVLRTYARLCIASVPAALISGAACYAIGHSLGQGVLGSFAALLAGGVLLFGIFFVAARRMRIEELNSLVGMVRGRLGR, encoded by the coding sequence ATGAACGCGCCGTACGACGGTGACCGCGGCCAGGCCGCGGGCGGCTCGGGCCACCCCGAGGGCCCGCCGCCCGAGCATGGCCAGGTGCCGCCGCAGCACCCGGCGGACATGTACCTCCAGGACGCCTACGACCAGGACCCCTACCGGGCCCAGGACCTCACCGCGCAGGACCCGGTCGCCGAGGCGCTCTACGACCGTGCCGCGCACCCCCCGCCGCCGCCGGGCATGCACCAGCCGCAGCAGCCGCTGTACGGCCGGCCCCCGCAGTCCCCGTACGCACCCGACCCGCATGTGTGGGCCCAGACCCCGGCGCCCGAGCCGGAGGGCCCCACCCAGTACCTGCCGTACGGCGACGACCCCCGTACGACGCAGTTCGTGGGCGTGGACGACCTGGTGACGCATTCCAGCGAGGAGCAGCACCAGCCCGACGCCTTCGCCCACCTCTTCCGGGACCAGCAGCAGGGCGGCGCCCACTCCGCGGAGTCCCCGTCGGTGCCCGGCCCGGCGAGCGCTCCGGGCGGGCAGGGAGCGGTACCGGCGTACCAGGCTCCGGTGGCGGCGTCGTCCGCGACGGACCAGACCATGAACCTCACCGCCACGCCGGCCGCGCCCCCCGCCGCGGCCGCCCCTGCCGCCAAGAAGGGCGGACGCGCCGGTGGCCTGCTGAAGTCCAGCGCCGTCATGGCGGCGGGCACGATGGTGTCCCGCCTCACCGGCTTCGTCCGCTCCGCGCTGATCGTCTCGGCGCTGGGCGTCGGTCTGCTCGGCGACACTTTCCAGGTCGCCTATCAGCTGCCCACGATGATCTACATCCTGACCGTCGGCGGCGGCCTCAACTCGGTCTTCGTGCCGCAGCTCGTGCGGGCCATGAAGGAGGACGAGGACGGCGGCGAGGCGTTCGCCAACCGTTTGCTCACGCTGGTCATGGTGGCGCTCGGCCTGCTCACGGTCGCCTCGGTCGCCGCGGCGCCCGTCCTGATCCGCCTCCTGTCCGACTCGGTCGCCAGCGACCCGGCGGCCAACGAGGTCGGCATCACCTTCGTCCGCTACTTCCTGCCCTCGATCTTCTTCATGGGCGTCCATGTGGTGATGGGGCAGATCCTCAACGCGCGCGGCAAGTTCGGCGCGATGATGTGGACGCCGGTCCTCAACAACATCGTCATCATCGTGACGCTGGGCATGTTCATCTGGGTCTACGGCACCGCCGCCGACTCCGGCATGAAGGTCACGACCATCCCGCCGGAGGGCGAGCGACTCCTCGGCATCGGGGTCCTGCTCGGCCTCGTCGTGCAGGCCCTCGCCATGATCCCGTACCTGCGCGAGACCGGTTTCCGGCTGCGGCTGCGCTTCGACTGGAAGGGCCACGGCCTCGGCAAGGCGGCGACCCTCGCCAAGTGGACCGTTCTGTTCGTCCTGGCCAACCAGGCAGGCGCGCTCGTCGTCACCCAGCTGTCCACGTCGGCGGGCAAGGACTCGCCGGTCGACGGCACCGGCTTCTCCGCCTACGCCAACGCCCAGCTGATCTGGGGACTGCCGCAGGCCATCATCACCGTCTCCCTGATGGCCGCGCTGCTGCCCCGCATCTCCCGCTCGGCGGCCGAGGGCGACGCCGGCGCGGTCCGCGACGACATCTCCCAGGGCCTGCGCACGACGGCCGTCGCGATCGTCCCGATCGCCTTCGGCTTCCTCGCACTCGGCATCCCGATGTGCACGCTGATCTTCGGCTCCTCCGGCACCAGCGAGGCCACGAACATGGGCTTCATGCTGATGGCCTTCGGCCTCGGCCTGATCCCCTACTCCGTGCAGTACGTCGTCCTGCGCGCCTTCTACGCCTACGAGGACACCCGGACCCCCTTCTACAACACCGTCATCGTGGCCGCGGTCAACGCGAGCGCCTCGGCGATCTGTTACTTCGTCCTCCCCGCCCGCTGGGCCGTGGTCGGCATGGCGGCCTCCTACGGCCTGGCATACGCGATCGGCGTCGGCGTCGCCTGGAACAGGCTGCGCAAGCGGCTCGGCGGCGACCTCGACGGTTCCCATGTCCTGCGGACCTACGCCCGACTGTGCATCGCCTCCGTTCCGGCGGCCCTGATCAGCGGCGCGGCCTGCTACGCCATCGGCCACAGCCTGGGCCAGGGCGTCCTGGGTTCCTTCGCCGCACTGCTGGCCGGCGGGGTCCTGTTGTTCGGCATCTTCTTCGTCGCCGCCCGCCGCATGCGCATCGAGGAGCTCAATTCGCTCGTCGGCATGGTCCGCGGACGCCTGGGTCGCTGA
- a CDS encoding protein kinase family protein: MAERSTAAVDVADNSGDKPLTAQADQSTADGVVKNREQDTDSDEAQGSGGAERPGKASPPELHSGHKLARRYRLEECVTRLDGFSSWRAVDEKLRRAVGVHILPADHTRARSVLAAARSSALLGDPRFVQVLDAVEENDLVYVVHEWLPDATELTALLAAGPLEPHDAYQMVSQIASAMAAAHREGLAHLRLNPNAVLRTSSGQWRIRGLAVNAALRGVTTDTPQRTDTEAIGALLYAALTQRWPYENDAYGLSGLPKDIGLIAPDQVRAGVHRGLSELSMRALVNDGATASRHEAACTTPEELVKAIGEMPRIRPPEPAFTAPPEYQRTTYQQGTYGRPAPHPGVTQQVPTPLPPLQSRTGKALKWAVSALLIAALGLGSWQLADALMDQGQSDDPNQTQTTDEGDKNSTAPKPVTTLKIHDAAEYYPDGKAQHPDDAKLTYDNDSSTYWRSYSFDDGPVLAPFKKGVGIVYDLGSEQSVSAASIGLRYGGNYTAASLYAADSLSSSAPLTSMTKIADAKTSGQELKISAKTPVKTRYVLVWITAAPLASGDQYSESGYKQAITDVKFTG; this comes from the coding sequence GTGGCGGAACGGAGCACAGCTGCCGTCGACGTGGCAGACAACAGCGGTGACAAGCCGCTGACCGCACAAGCGGACCAGTCCACGGCCGACGGGGTGGTCAAGAACCGGGAGCAGGACACGGACAGCGACGAGGCACAGGGGAGCGGCGGGGCGGAGCGTCCCGGAAAGGCCTCACCGCCAGAACTGCACAGCGGTCACAAGCTCGCCAGGCGCTATCGCCTCGAAGAGTGCGTCACCCGTCTGGACGGTTTCAGCAGTTGGCGTGCGGTCGACGAGAAACTCCGTCGTGCCGTGGGCGTCCACATCCTGCCCGCGGATCACACCCGGGCCCGTTCGGTGCTGGCAGCGGCCCGCTCCTCCGCCCTGCTCGGAGATCCCCGCTTCGTCCAAGTACTGGACGCCGTCGAGGAGAACGACCTCGTCTACGTGGTCCATGAGTGGCTGCCCGACGCCACCGAGCTGACCGCATTGCTCGCGGCCGGCCCGCTGGAGCCGCACGACGCTTACCAGATGGTGAGTCAGATCGCCTCCGCCATGGCCGCCGCCCACCGCGAAGGCCTGGCGCATCTGCGTCTGAACCCCAATGCCGTGCTGCGCACCTCCTCGGGCCAGTGGCGCATCCGCGGCCTCGCGGTGAACGCCGCGCTGCGCGGTGTCACCACCGACACCCCTCAGCGCACCGACACCGAGGCGATCGGCGCCCTGCTGTACGCGGCGCTCACCCAGCGCTGGCCGTACGAGAACGACGCCTACGGCCTCTCGGGGCTGCCCAAGGACATCGGTCTGATCGCCCCCGACCAGGTGCGCGCCGGCGTCCACCGGGGCCTGTCGGAGCTGTCGATGCGCGCCCTCGTCAACGACGGCGCGACCGCCTCCCGGCACGAGGCTGCCTGCACGACGCCGGAGGAGCTGGTGAAGGCGATCGGGGAGATGCCCCGCATCCGCCCGCCCGAGCCCGCGTTCACCGCGCCGCCCGAGTACCAACGCACGACGTACCAGCAGGGCACCTACGGCCGTCCCGCGCCGCACCCGGGTGTCACCCAGCAGGTGCCGACGCCGCTGCCCCCGCTCCAGAGCCGCACCGGCAAGGCGCTGAAGTGGGCGGTCTCCGCCCTCCTCATCGCCGCCCTCGGCCTGGGCAGCTGGCAGCTGGCGGACGCTCTGATGGACCAGGGCCAGTCCGACGACCCGAACCAGACCCAGACGACGGACGAGGGCGACAAGAACAGCACCGCACCCAAGCCGGTCACGACGCTCAAGATCCACGATGCCGCCGAGTACTACCCGGACGGCAAGGCCCAGCACCCCGACGACGCGAAGCTGACCTACGACAACGACAGCTCCACGTACTGGCGGTCGTACTCCTTCGACGACGGGCCCGTACTCGCACCGTTCAAGAAGGGCGTGGGCATCGTCTACGACCTCGGCTCCGAACAGAGCGTCTCGGCAGCCTCGATAGGGCTTCGCTACGGCGGCAACTACACCGCCGCGAGCCTGTACGCGGCCGATTCGCTCTCGTCGTCGGCACCCCTCACGTCCATGACGAAGATCGCCGACGCCAAGACGTCCGGACAGGAACTGAAGATCTCCGCCAAGACACCGGTGAAGACGCGGTACGTTCTCGTATGGATCACCGCCGCGCCGCTCGCGTCGGGCGACCAATACAGCGAGTCCGGTTACAAGCAGGCCATCACCGACGTGAAGTTCACGGGCTGA
- the sigM gene encoding RNA polymerase sigma factor SigM, with product MAEGAGYDGASDQDLLTRHVEGDPDAFGELVRRHRDRLWAVALRTLGDREEAADAVQDALVSAYRAAHTFRGQSAVTTWLHRITVNACLDRARKAASRKTSPVDDTERLEQLLEPHESASAPAERNDLHRQLLEALGTLPPDQRAALVLVDMQGYPVAEAARVLDVPTGTVKSRCARGRARLLPLLTHLRPDGTGGDRENGTGRNRAQGTSVPPAAEPRDEGPGNAGTGDSAAVKGGGGRA from the coding sequence ATGGCGGAAGGCGCCGGATATGACGGAGCGAGCGACCAGGACCTCCTCACCCGCCACGTAGAGGGCGACCCCGACGCCTTCGGTGAGCTCGTACGGCGTCACCGCGACCGACTCTGGGCGGTGGCCCTGCGCACGCTGGGAGACCGCGAGGAGGCCGCTGACGCCGTCCAGGACGCCCTCGTGTCCGCCTACCGGGCTGCCCACACCTTCCGCGGCCAGTCCGCCGTCACGACCTGGCTGCACCGCATCACGGTGAACGCCTGTCTGGACCGCGCCCGCAAAGCGGCTTCCCGCAAGACCTCACCGGTCGACGACACCGAGCGACTGGAGCAGCTGCTCGAGCCGCACGAGTCGGCGTCCGCGCCCGCCGAACGCAACGACCTGCACCGCCAGCTCCTCGAAGCGCTCGGCACCCTCCCTCCCGACCAGCGAGCCGCCCTCGTCCTCGTGGACATGCAGGGCTACCCGGTCGCCGAGGCCGCCCGTGTGCTCGACGTGCCGACCGGAACGGTGAAGAGCCGCTGCGCCCGGGGCAGAGCCAGACTCCTGCCGCTCCTCACTCATCTGCGGCCGGACGGCACCGGCGGCGACAGAGAAAACGGCACAGGACGGAACCGGGCGCAGGGGACATCCGTCCCACCGGCAGCGGAACCTCGGGACGAGGGGCCGGGCAATGCCGGGACAGGCGATTCAGCTGCTGTGAAGGGCGGAGGTGGGCGAGCGTGA
- the trxB gene encoding thioredoxin-disulfide reductase: MSDVRNVIIIGSGPAGYTAALYTARASLKPLVFEGAVTAGGALMNTTEVENFPGFQDGIMGPELMDNMRAQAERFGAELIPDDIVSVDLTGEIKTVTDTAGTIHRAKAVIVTTGSQHRKLGLPNEDALSGRGVSWCATCDGFFFKDQDIAVIGGGDTAMEEATFLSRFAKSVTIVHRRDTLRASKAMQERAFADPKIKFVWDSEVAEIQGDPKLAGLKLRNLKTGELSDLPVTGLFIAIGHDPRTELFKGQLDLDEEGYLKVAAPSTRTNLTGVFAAGDVVDHTYRQAITAAGTGCSSALDAERYLAALADEEQAEPEKTAV, translated from the coding sequence GTGAGCGACGTCCGTAACGTGATCATCATCGGCTCCGGGCCCGCCGGCTACACCGCGGCGCTGTACACCGCGCGCGCGTCGCTGAAGCCGCTCGTGTTCGAAGGCGCCGTCACCGCGGGCGGCGCTCTGATGAACACCACCGAGGTGGAGAACTTCCCCGGCTTCCAGGACGGCATCATGGGCCCCGAGCTCATGGACAACATGCGTGCCCAGGCCGAGCGCTTCGGTGCCGAGCTGATCCCCGACGACATCGTCTCCGTCGACCTCACGGGTGAGATCAAGACCGTCACGGACACCGCGGGCACGATCCACCGGGCCAAGGCCGTCATCGTGACCACCGGCTCCCAGCACCGCAAGCTCGGCCTGCCGAACGAGGACGCCCTCTCCGGCCGCGGTGTCTCCTGGTGCGCCACCTGTGACGGCTTCTTCTTCAAGGACCAGGACATCGCCGTGATCGGCGGCGGCGACACCGCGATGGAGGAAGCCACCTTCCTCTCCCGCTTCGCCAAGTCCGTGACGATCGTCCACCGCCGGGACACCCTGCGCGCCTCCAAGGCGATGCAGGAGCGCGCCTTCGCCGACCCGAAGATCAAGTTCGTCTGGGACAGCGAGGTCGCCGAGATCCAGGGTGACCCGAAGCTGGCCGGGCTGAAGCTGCGCAACCTCAAGACGGGCGAGCTCTCGGACCTCCCGGTGACCGGCCTCTTCATCGCGATCGGCCACGACCCGCGCACCGAGCTCTTCAAGGGTCAGCTCGACCTGGACGAGGAGGGCTACCTGAAGGTCGCCGCGCCCTCCACCCGGACGAACCTGACCGGTGTCTTCGCCGCCGGCGACGTGGTCGACCACACCTACCGTCAGGCGATCACCGCGGCCGGCACCGGCTGCTCCTCCGCTCTCGACGCCGAGCGCTACCTCGCCGCCCTCGCGGACGAGGAGCAGGCCGAGCCCGAGAAGACCGCTGTCTGA
- the trxA gene encoding thioredoxin has product MAGTLKNVTDADFEEVVLKSDKPVLVDFWAAWCGPCRQIAPSLEAIAAEHGDKIEVVKLNIDENPGTAAKYGVMSIPTLNVYQGGEVAKTIVGAKPKAALVRDLETFISE; this is encoded by the coding sequence GTGGCCGGCACCCTGAAGAATGTGACCGACGCCGACTTCGAAGAGGTCGTCCTCAAGAGCGACAAGCCCGTCCTGGTGGACTTCTGGGCCGCGTGGTGTGGCCCGTGCCGCCAGATCGCCCCCTCGCTCGAGGCCATCGCCGCCGAGCACGGCGACAAGATCGAGGTCGTCAAGCTCAACATCGACGAGAACCCGGGTACGGCCGCCAAGTACGGCGTCATGTCGATCCCGACGCTGAATGTGTACCAGGGTGGCGAGGTCGCCAAGACCATCGTCGGTGCCAAGCCGAAGGCCGCGCTCGTCCGCGACCTGGAGACCTTCATCTCCGAGTGA
- a CDS encoding GNAT family N-acetyltransferase has protein sequence MGRRLVPLTLDNLQDLPKRCRACVFWELDPVSSAAAVRAGTPALEKESWISAVLLDWGSCGRVVYVDDVPVGFVLYAPPAYVPRSTAFPTSPVSPDAVQLMTAFIMPGYQGQGLGRVMVQTVAKDLLRRGFKAIEAFGDARWKEPACVLPADHLLAVGFKTVRPHPAHPRMRLELRTTLSWKEDVEMALDRLLGAVQKEPALRPL, from the coding sequence ATGGGGCGTCGGCTCGTACCGCTCACGCTGGACAACCTTCAAGACCTTCCCAAGCGCTGTCGGGCGTGTGTCTTCTGGGAGCTGGACCCCGTCAGCAGCGCGGCCGCGGTAAGGGCGGGTACACCCGCTCTGGAGAAGGAGTCCTGGATCTCCGCTGTCCTGCTGGACTGGGGGTCGTGCGGCCGGGTCGTCTATGTGGACGACGTTCCCGTGGGGTTCGTGCTCTACGCGCCGCCCGCCTACGTTCCCCGCTCGACTGCGTTCCCCACGAGCCCTGTGTCGCCGGACGCCGTGCAGTTGATGACCGCGTTCATCATGCCGGGCTACCAGGGGCAGGGGCTTGGCCGCGTGATGGTCCAGACGGTCGCCAAGGATCTGCTGCGGCGGGGCTTCAAAGCGATCGAGGCGTTCGGCGACGCACGCTGGAAGGAGCCGGCCTGTGTGCTCCCGGCCGACCATCTGCTGGCGGTGGGCTTCAAGACGGTGCGTCCTCATCCCGCTCATCCTCGGATGAGGCTGGAGCTGCGGACCACGCTCTCCTGGAAGGAAGACGTAGAGATGGCGCTCGACCGGTTGCTGGGGGCGGTTCAGAAGGAGCCGGCGCTGCGCCCGCTCTGA
- a CDS encoding ParB/RepB/Spo0J family partition protein produces the protein MSERRRGLGRGLGALIPAAPTEKTPAQAAVGGGGSMSPAAVPVLTTDRGVAAAKVAALLPVSRETEELSANGSVEMPAPPIGVHFAEIPLDHIAPNPRQPREVFDEDALHELITSIKEVGLLQPVVVRQLGPARYELIMGERRFRACREAGLEAIPAIVRATDDEKLLLDALLENLHRAQLNPLEEAAAYDQLLKDFNCTHDQLADRIGRSRPQVSNTLRLLKLSPAVQRRVAAGVLSAGHARALLSVDDSEEQDRLAHRIVAEGLSVRAVEEIVTLMGSRPQSAQRAKGPRAGGRVSPALTDLATRLSDRFETRVKVDLGQKKGKITVEFASMEDLERILDSLAPGEGPVLQKGLVDGDAEESED, from the coding sequence GTGAGTGAGCGACGGAGGGGGCTGGGCCGCGGTCTTGGTGCACTGATCCCTGCTGCCCCGACGGAGAAGACACCGGCGCAGGCCGCGGTGGGAGGCGGAGGATCCATGTCCCCCGCAGCCGTACCGGTTCTGACGACCGACCGCGGGGTGGCCGCGGCGAAGGTGGCCGCGCTGCTGCCTGTTTCACGTGAAACAGAGGAGCTGTCGGCGAACGGCTCCGTGGAGATGCCCGCGCCGCCCATCGGTGTGCACTTCGCCGAGATTCCCCTCGACCACATCGCGCCGAACCCGCGTCAGCCCCGTGAGGTCTTCGACGAGGACGCGCTGCACGAGCTCATCACCTCCATCAAGGAGGTCGGCCTGCTCCAGCCGGTCGTCGTACGCCAGCTGGGCCCCGCGCGCTACGAGCTCATCATGGGTGAGCGGCGTTTCCGGGCCTGCCGCGAGGCCGGCCTGGAGGCGATCCCGGCGATCGTGCGGGCCACGGACGACGAGAAGCTTCTCCTGGACGCCCTTCTGGAGAACCTCCACCGGGCCCAGCTGAACCCGCTGGAAGAGGCGGCCGCCTACGACCAGTTGCTGAAGGACTTCAACTGCACGCACGACCAGCTGGCGGACCGCATCGGTCGATCCCGCCCGCAGGTCTCCAACACGCTGCGTCTGCTGAAGCTCTCGCCGGCGGTTCAGCGCAGGGTCGCGGCCGGAGTGCTCTCCGCCGGTCACGCCCGGGCACTGCTCTCGGTCGATGACTCGGAGGAGCAGGACCGGCTGGCCCACCGCATCGTGGCTGAGGGACTTTCGGTACGGGCCGTCGAGGAGATCGTGACCCTCATGGGCTCGCGTCCGCAGTCGGCTCAGCGTGCCAAGGGGCCGAGGGCCGGCGGTCGGGTCTCCCCGGCGCTGACCGACCTCGCGACCCGGCTCTCGGACCGCTTCGAAACCCGGGTGAAGGTCGACCTGGGGCAGAAGAAGGGCAAGATCACCGTCGAGTTCGCCTCCATGGAGGACCTGGAGCGCATCCTCGACTCGCTCGCGCCCGGCGAAGGTCCCGTCCTCCAGAAGGGCCTCGTGGACGGCGACGCCGAGGAGTCGGAAGACTGA